In Herbaspirillum seropedicae, a single window of DNA contains:
- a CDS encoding Fis family transcriptional regulator, with protein sequence MSKESIEDVVKKSLEKYFRDLGEQLPTNVYDMVLATVEKPVFETVMARAEGNQSQAAEILGINRNTLRKKLQQHGLL encoded by the coding sequence ATGAGCAAAGAAAGTATTGAGGATGTCGTCAAGAAGAGCCTGGAAAAGTATTTCCGGGATCTTGGTGAGCAGCTTCCCACCAATGTCTACGACATGGTGCTGGCCACCGTCGAAAAGCCGGTCTTCGAGACCGTGATGGCGCGCGCCGAGGGCAACCAGTCCCAGGCCGCCGAAATCCTCGGCATCAACCGCAACACGCTGCGCAAGAAATTGCAGCAGCACGGCCTGCTGTAG
- a CDS encoding helix-turn-helix domain-containing protein, which yields MSEFPVRTGRQLPELLQAYRKQSGLTQSEVARRLGVTQQNLSSLERNADKVSAERLIELLNILGVELVLRKIEAAPSDALASPSDTPQW from the coding sequence ATGAGCGAATTTCCCGTCCGCACCGGCCGCCAGCTACCTGAGCTGTTGCAGGCCTATCGCAAGCAGTCTGGCCTGACCCAAAGCGAGGTCGCGCGTCGCCTGGGCGTGACCCAGCAGAACCTGTCCTCGTTGGAGCGCAATGCCGACAAGGTGAGCGCTGAGCGCCTCATCGAGCTGCTCAATATCCTTGGCGTCGAACTGGTGTTGCGCAAGATCGAAGCGGCCCCCTCCGACGCTCTTGCTTCCCCCTCGGATACGCCCCAATGGTAA
- the tyrS gene encoding tyrosine--tRNA ligase: MNADQSTPTAAPSKMPLSDKVLEALAITKRGIDELLIESEFAQKLARAEQSGQPLRIKLGLDPTAPDLHLGHTVVLNKMRQLQNLGHQVIFLIGDFTSMIGDPSGRNATRPPLSREQIEINAKTYFAQASLVLDPSKTEIRYNSEWCDALGSRGMIQLASRYTVARMMERDDFTKRFKEGTPISVHEFLYPLMQGYDSVALKSDLELGGTDQKFNLLVGRELQKDFGQEPQCILTMPLLEGLDGVEKMSKSKGNYIGITEPANTMFAKVMSISDVMMWRYYDLLSFRSMAEIAGYKAEVDAGKNPRDIKVALAQEIVARFHSQQAAEDALADFVNRSKGGIPDDIPEVSLTGAPLGIGQLLKQANLCASTSEALRMVEQGGVRIDGTVISDKGLKVEAGQCVVQVGKRKFARVTLA; the protein is encoded by the coding sequence ATGAACGCAGACCAGTCTACCCCTACCGCAGCCCCTTCTAAAATGCCCCTTTCGGACAAGGTCCTGGAGGCATTGGCCATCACCAAGCGCGGCATTGACGAACTGCTCATCGAGAGCGAATTCGCGCAGAAGCTGGCGCGCGCCGAGCAAAGCGGCCAGCCGCTGCGCATCAAGCTGGGCCTGGACCCGACTGCGCCCGACCTGCACCTGGGCCATACGGTGGTGTTGAACAAGATGCGCCAGCTGCAGAACCTGGGCCACCAGGTGATCTTCCTGATCGGCGACTTCACCTCCATGATCGGCGACCCGTCTGGCCGCAACGCCACCCGCCCGCCGCTGTCGCGCGAGCAGATCGAGATCAACGCCAAGACCTACTTCGCCCAGGCCAGCCTGGTGCTGGATCCGTCCAAGACCGAGATCCGCTACAACTCCGAATGGTGCGACGCCCTGGGCAGCCGCGGCATGATCCAGCTGGCCTCGCGCTACACGGTGGCGCGCATGATGGAGCGCGACGACTTCACCAAGCGCTTCAAGGAAGGCACGCCGATCTCGGTGCATGAATTCCTCTATCCCCTGATGCAAGGCTACGACTCGGTGGCGCTGAAGTCCGACCTGGAGCTGGGCGGCACCGACCAGAAGTTCAATCTGCTGGTGGGCCGCGAACTGCAGAAGGACTTTGGCCAGGAGCCTCAGTGCATCCTGACCATGCCGCTCTTGGAAGGCCTGGATGGTGTGGAAAAGATGTCCAAGTCCAAGGGCAACTACATCGGCATCACCGAGCCGGCCAACACCATGTTCGCCAAGGTGATGAGCATTTCCGACGTGATGATGTGGCGCTACTACGACCTGCTGTCGTTCCGCTCCATGGCCGAGATCGCCGGCTACAAGGCCGAGGTCGACGCCGGCAAGAACCCGCGCGACATCAAGGTGGCCCTGGCCCAGGAAATCGTGGCGCGCTTCCACTCGCAACAGGCCGCCGAAGATGCGCTGGCCGACTTCGTGAACCGCTCCAAGGGCGGCATCCCGGACGACATCCCGGAAGTCTCGCTGACCGGCGCCCCGCTGGGCATTGGCCAGTTGTTGAAGCAGGCCAACCTGTGCGCCTCCACCTCGGAAGCACTGCGCATGGTGGAGCAGGGCGGCGTGCGCATCGACGGCACCGTCATCAGCGACAAGGGCTTGAAGGTCGAGGCCGGCCAGTGCGTGGTACAGGTGGGCAAGCGCAAGTTCGCCCGCGTCACCCTGGCGTAA
- the dtd gene encoding D-aminoacyl-tRNA deacylase, whose amino-acid sequence MIALLQRVSQASVVVDGQTLGAIGTGLMVLVCAERNDSTAEADALLKKLLAYRVFADEAGKMNRSVADVQGGLLLIPQFTLAADTNSGTRPSFTPAATPELGRQLFDHFVAQARSGHGEDKVGTGRFGADMKVSLTNDGPVTFWLQVKPKAPAVAMQ is encoded by the coding sequence ATGATTGCCCTGTTGCAGCGGGTCAGCCAGGCGTCGGTGGTGGTCGACGGCCAGACGCTGGGCGCCATCGGCACTGGCCTCATGGTGCTGGTGTGCGCCGAGCGTAACGACAGCACCGCCGAAGCCGACGCCTTGCTCAAGAAACTGCTGGCCTATCGCGTCTTCGCCGACGAGGCCGGCAAGATGAATCGCAGTGTTGCCGACGTGCAAGGCGGGCTCTTGCTGATCCCGCAATTCACGCTGGCCGCCGACACCAACTCCGGCACGCGCCCGTCCTTCACCCCGGCGGCCACGCCCGAACTGGGACGGCAACTGTTCGATCACTTTGTCGCGCAGGCGCGCAGCGGCCACGGTGAGGACAAGGTCGGCACCGGCCGCTTCGGGGCTGACATGAAGGTGTCGCTGACCAACGACGGGCCGGTGACCTTCTGGCTGCAGGTCAAGCCCAAGGCCCCAGCGGTGGCGATGCAATAA
- a CDS encoding anhydro-N-acetylmuramic acid kinase yields the protein MSASSTPSTLYIGLMSGTSLDGVDGVLADFQGQSVSATLAAAYVPFPPHLRADLMALQAAGPNEIEREAMAANALAVHYADCVAQLLLQTGKSAAAIRMVGVHGQTIRHRPELGFTRQTNNAALLAELSGIDIVADFRSRDVAAGGQGAPLVPAFHRALFGDAAQSRVVVNIGGIANISILPAGKEEAYGFDTGPGNALMDGWIHLHQQRSYDINGDWGASGQVHPGLLTQLREEAFFHAPPPKSSGRDLFHLDWLQAALLRTGQQVAPADVQATLAMLTANTIADAIKLHAADAGQVYVCGGGAENALLMRLLGQQLEGRAEVRSTAALGVAPQHVEALAFAWLAQRFDQRLAGNLPAVTGARGPRVLGALYPA from the coding sequence ATGAGCGCGTCTTCCACCCCGTCCACTCTCTATATCGGCCTGATGTCGGGCACCAGCCTCGACGGCGTCGATGGCGTGCTGGCCGACTTCCAGGGCCAGTCCGTCTCGGCCACCCTGGCCGCGGCCTATGTGCCCTTCCCGCCGCACCTGCGCGCCGACCTGATGGCCTTGCAGGCCGCCGGCCCCAACGAGATCGAGCGCGAAGCCATGGCCGCCAACGCGCTGGCCGTGCATTACGCCGATTGCGTGGCGCAGCTGCTGCTGCAGACGGGCAAGTCCGCCGCCGCTATCCGCATGGTCGGTGTGCATGGGCAGACCATCCGCCATCGCCCCGAGCTGGGATTTACCCGCCAGACCAACAATGCGGCGCTGCTGGCCGAGCTGAGCGGCATCGACATCGTCGCCGACTTCCGCAGCCGCGACGTGGCCGCGGGCGGCCAGGGCGCGCCGCTGGTGCCGGCCTTCCATCGCGCCCTCTTCGGTGATGCGGCGCAGTCGCGGGTGGTGGTCAATATCGGCGGCATTGCCAACATCAGCATCCTGCCGGCCGGCAAGGAAGAGGCCTATGGCTTCGACACCGGCCCCGGCAACGCCCTCATGGATGGCTGGATCCATCTGCACCAGCAGCGCAGCTACGACATCAATGGCGACTGGGGCGCCTCCGGCCAGGTGCATCCGGGACTGCTGACGCAGTTGCGCGAAGAAGCCTTCTTCCACGCCCCGCCGCCCAAGAGTTCGGGCCGCGACCTGTTCCACCTGGACTGGCTGCAGGCCGCGCTGCTGCGCACCGGCCAGCAAGTGGCGCCGGCCGATGTCCAGGCCACCCTGGCCATGCTCACCGCCAACACCATCGCCGACGCCATCAAGCTGCATGCCGCTGACGCCGGCCAGGTCTATGTCTGCGGGGGCGGGGCGGAAAACGCCTTGCTGATGCGGCTCTTGGGTCAGCAGCTGGAGGGCCGCGCGGAGGTCAGGTCGACCGCTGCGCTGGGCGTAGCGCCCCAGCATGTGGAAGCACTGGCCTTTGCCTGGCTGGCGCAGCGTTTCGACCAGCGGTTGGCGGGCAACCTGCCGGCGGTGACCGGTGCGCGCGGCCCGCGTGTGCTGGGGGCGCTCTATCCGGCCTGA
- the corA gene encoding magnesium/cobalt transporter CorA, translated as MINVFVLQNGRLSQVNIDSRTDLEQAAPVWVDLTEPNDEERAWVKSIYGVTLPDEDEFSDIEASARYFEAENGDLHLRTDFLFEGDDDSSSTMTVAFILARNILFSVHAEDLPVFRLVRMRARSRPGSIGDYRDVLLDLYETDAEYSADALEGIYQKLEAVSTSVLKKSLSDQDAAEVLNTIAHEEDLNGRIRRNMMDTRRAVSFLMRGRLLSSEQFEDARQILRDIESLDGHTAFLFDKINFLMDATVGFININQNKIIKIFSVASVAFLPPTLIASIYGMNFKIMPELDWAIGYPLAILMMIGSAIAPFWYFRRRGWLN; from the coding sequence ATGATCAATGTATTCGTGTTGCAAAACGGCCGACTCAGCCAGGTCAATATCGACAGCCGTACCGACCTGGAACAGGCCGCGCCGGTCTGGGTGGACCTGACCGAGCCGAACGACGAGGAGCGCGCCTGGGTCAAGAGCATCTACGGCGTGACCCTGCCCGACGAGGACGAGTTCAGCGACATCGAAGCCTCGGCCCGCTACTTCGAGGCCGAGAATGGCGACCTGCACCTGCGCACCGACTTCCTCTTCGAGGGCGACGACGATTCGTCCTCGACCATGACGGTGGCCTTCATCCTGGCCCGCAACATCCTGTTCTCGGTGCATGCCGAAGACCTGCCGGTGTTCCGCCTGGTGCGCATGCGCGCGCGCTCGCGGCCCGGTTCCATCGGCGACTACCGCGACGTGCTGCTGGACCTCTACGAGACCGACGCCGAATATTCCGCGGATGCCCTGGAAGGCATCTACCAGAAGCTGGAAGCGGTCAGCACCAGCGTGCTCAAGAAGAGCCTGTCGGACCAGGACGCCGCTGAAGTGCTCAACACCATCGCCCATGAAGAAGACTTGAACGGCCGCATCCGCCGCAACATGATGGATACCCGCCGCGCCGTCAGTTTCCTGATGCGCGGCCGGCTGCTCAGTTCGGAGCAGTTCGAGGACGCCCGCCAGATCCTGCGCGACATCGAATCGCTGGATGGCCACACCGCCTTCCTGTTCGACAAGATCAACTTCTTGATGGACGCCACGGTCGGCTTCATCAACATCAACCAGAACAAGATCATCAAGATCTTCTCGGTGGCCTCTGTGGCCTTCCTGCCGCCTACCCTCATTGCCAGCATCTACGGCATGAACTTCAAGATCATGCCGGAACTGGACTGGGCCATCGGTTATCCGCTGGCCATCCTGATGATGATCGGCTCGGCCATTGCGCCCTTCTGGTATTTCCGCCGGCGCGGCTGGCTGAACTGA
- the dusB gene encoding tRNA dihydrouridine synthase DusB: MNIGPYSLRNNVFVAPMAGVTDRPFRQLCKQLGAGYAVSEMAASDPRLWQSEKTSRRINHDGEMEPKAVQIAGADPVMLADCAKYNVERGAQIIDINMGCPVKKVCNSWCGSALLQDEELVARILDAVVSAVDVPVTLKFRTGWNRANKNALKIAARAEAAGIAMLTLHGRTRADGYSGEAEYETIAAVKAAVKIPVVANGDITTPEKARDVLLLTKADAVMVGRAAQGRPWIFREIDHFLRTGEHLPAPLVSEVEQLMDEHLQAHYAFYGDYLGVRTARKHIGWYVRDLPGGEQFRRSMNRIEDCAQQLQAVRQFFASQAAFGERLQYGLAVDEVALAA, translated from the coding sequence GTGAACATTGGGCCTTATTCCCTGCGCAACAACGTGTTCGTCGCCCCCATGGCGGGTGTGACCGACCGTCCGTTCCGCCAGCTGTGCAAGCAGCTGGGGGCAGGGTATGCCGTCTCCGAGATGGCAGCGTCCGATCCGAGGCTGTGGCAGAGCGAAAAGACGTCGCGCCGCATCAACCACGATGGCGAGATGGAACCCAAGGCGGTGCAGATCGCCGGGGCCGATCCCGTCATGCTGGCCGATTGCGCGAAGTACAACGTCGAGCGCGGCGCGCAGATCATCGACATCAACATGGGCTGCCCGGTCAAGAAGGTCTGCAACAGCTGGTGCGGTTCGGCCCTGCTGCAGGACGAGGAACTGGTGGCGCGCATCCTCGATGCAGTGGTGTCGGCGGTGGATGTGCCGGTGACGCTGAAATTCCGCACCGGCTGGAACCGCGCCAACAAGAACGCCCTGAAGATCGCTGCCCGCGCCGAAGCGGCCGGCATCGCCATGCTCACGCTGCACGGCCGCACCCGCGCCGACGGCTACAGCGGCGAGGCGGAATACGAGACCATCGCGGCCGTGAAGGCGGCCGTGAAGATCCCGGTGGTGGCCAATGGCGACATCACGACGCCCGAAAAGGCGCGTGACGTCTTGCTCCTGACCAAAGCTGACGCCGTCATGGTCGGTCGCGCCGCCCAGGGACGCCCCTGGATCTTCCGCGAGATCGACCACTTCCTGCGTACCGGCGAACACCTGCCCGCGCCGCTGGTGAGCGAAGTCGAACAGCTGATGGATGAGCACCTGCAAGCCCATTACGCGTTCTACGGCGACTACCTCGGCGTGCGCACGGCGCGCAAGCACATCGGCTGGTATGTACGCGACCTGCCGGGCGGCGAGCAGTTCCGCCGCAGCATGAACCGTATCGAGGATTGCGCGCAGCAGTTGCAGGCCGTGCGGCAGTTCTTCGCCAGCCAGGCCGCCTTCGGCGAGCGCCTGCAATACGGCCTGGCCGTGGATGAGGTGGCGCTGGCTGCCTGA
- a CDS encoding glycine zipper 2TM domain-containing protein gives MSVRHHYASLAIVSLSFAGLLIGCASPQQQPYGAVPQSQNYDRVASYTGTGVVEAIEVTHKESNGVAGTVVGGVAGGLVGNAIGGGTGRVLATVAGAAGGAYAGNKIQRNNSEGRQVYNIRVRMDDGSMQTFAQEDNTDFRVGDRVRLDNGRISRY, from the coding sequence ATGTCCGTTCGTCATCACTATGCCTCGCTGGCCATCGTCAGCCTCAGTTTCGCCGGTCTGCTGATCGGCTGCGCCAGCCCGCAGCAGCAGCCGTACGGCGCCGTGCCGCAGTCCCAGAACTATGATCGCGTCGCTTCCTATACCGGCACTGGTGTGGTCGAGGCCATCGAAGTGACCCACAAGGAAAGCAACGGCGTAGCCGGTACCGTGGTCGGCGGTGTGGCCGGCGGGCTGGTGGGCAATGCCATTGGCGGCGGCACCGGGCGGGTGCTGGCCACGGTGGCCGGCGCCGCAGGTGGCGCCTATGCCGGCAACAAGATCCAGCGTAACAATTCGGAAGGCCGCCAGGTCTACAACATCCGCGTGCGCATGGATGATGGCTCGATGCAGACCTTCGCCCAGGAAGACAATACCGATTTCCGCGTGGGCGACCGCGTGCGGCTGGATAACGGACGCATCTCCCGTTATTGA
- a CDS encoding type II toxin-antitoxin system HipA family toxin — MVTSRRRKPKELGLWMNGSFVGTWALTAQGDSLQYDARWVVSASGRPLSLSLPFRPGNPPHRGDLVRHYFENLLPDSKAIRERLARRYQAADTDAFALLGEAGRDCVGALQILPLGATPELSWTIDARPLREREVAELLRQTMEPTPLALTQGEELRLSIAGAQEKTALLRYLDQWCLPHGATPTTHILKLPMGLVGGLQLDLRHSVENEWLCSRILAAYGMPVAACDIFCFEDQKVLAVERFDRRWSRDPASGQTMLLRLPQEDMCQATGISPWLKYEADGGPGMKEIMALLGGAIDPVAARRHFFKAQLLFWMLWATDGHAKNFSLFLKAGGRYEPTPLYDVLSVFPLIGEGPGKLSPHRAAMAMAVRAKNAHRKMKDILPRHWMALGSHFGIVAENGDGPLAILEELAEQTEQVIAKVQADLPPGFPSELAASILDGLRRSASSLLSFVQTA, encoded by the coding sequence ATGGTAACGTCACGCCGCCGCAAGCCGAAGGAGCTCGGTCTGTGGATGAATGGCAGTTTCGTGGGGACCTGGGCGCTGACAGCGCAAGGAGACAGCCTGCAATACGACGCCCGCTGGGTCGTCTCCGCCAGCGGCCGGCCATTGTCGCTTTCCCTTCCTTTCCGGCCGGGCAATCCTCCCCATCGCGGCGACCTTGTCAGGCATTATTTCGAAAACCTGCTGCCTGACAGCAAAGCCATTCGCGAGCGACTGGCACGCCGTTACCAGGCAGCCGATACCGATGCCTTCGCCCTGCTGGGCGAAGCCGGCCGCGATTGCGTGGGGGCCTTGCAGATATTGCCCCTTGGCGCCACGCCTGAGCTGTCCTGGACCATTGACGCCCGCCCCTTGCGTGAACGGGAGGTGGCCGAACTGCTGCGCCAGACCATGGAACCGACGCCCCTGGCCCTGACCCAGGGCGAAGAGTTGCGGCTTTCCATTGCCGGCGCCCAGGAAAAGACCGCCTTGCTGCGTTACCTTGACCAATGGTGTTTGCCGCATGGCGCCACGCCTACCACCCATATCCTGAAACTGCCCATGGGCCTGGTTGGCGGGCTCCAGCTCGATTTGCGCCATTCGGTCGAGAATGAGTGGCTGTGCTCACGCATCCTCGCCGCGTATGGGATGCCGGTCGCCGCCTGTGACATCTTCTGTTTCGAAGACCAGAAGGTGCTGGCGGTGGAACGCTTCGACCGCCGCTGGAGCCGGGACCCCGCGAGCGGCCAGACCATGCTGCTGCGCTTGCCGCAAGAAGACATGTGCCAGGCTACCGGCATCTCTCCCTGGTTGAAATATGAAGCCGATGGCGGCCCCGGCATGAAGGAGATCATGGCCTTGCTGGGCGGCGCTATCGATCCGGTGGCCGCGCGTCGGCATTTCTTCAAGGCGCAGCTGCTGTTCTGGATGCTGTGGGCCACCGATGGTCATGCCAAGAATTTCTCGCTGTTCCTCAAGGCGGGGGGGCGCTACGAACCCACGCCCCTGTATGACGTGCTGTCGGTGTTTCCGCTCATTGGCGAAGGGCCGGGCAAACTCTCACCCCATCGCGCGGCCATGGCCATGGCAGTACGCGCCAAGAATGCCCATCGCAAGATGAAGGACATCCTGCCCCGACACTGGATGGCGCTGGGTAGTCATTTCGGTATCGTCGCCGAGAATGGCGACGGCCCCCTTGCCATCCTGGAGGAACTGGCCGAGCAGACGGAGCAGGTCATTGCCAAGGTGCAAGCCGATCTGCCCCCAGGCTTCCCGTCAGAGCTGGCAGCCTCCATCCTGGATGGCCTGCGTCGTTCGGCAAGCAGCCTCCTGTCATTCGTTCAAACTGCGTGA
- a CDS encoding YbhB/YbcL family Raf kinase inhibitor-like protein — protein sequence MKFWSDSFKDGATIPGEFAFAVMDPKTHVALSGNRNPHFAWSELPAGTKSLALVVHDPDVPSRGDDVNQEGKTVPLELPRVDFYHWTLVDIPASVTEIKAGQFSNGVTARGKPGPAVLGEVMPGARQGINDYTGWFAGDGDMRGDYFGYDGPCPPWNDALVHRYIFTLYALDVEQLPVAGNLEGSVVVTALRDHVLEQASITGLYTLNPNAVPRS from the coding sequence ATGAAATTCTGGAGCGATTCTTTCAAGGACGGCGCAACCATCCCCGGCGAATTCGCCTTCGCGGTCATGGACCCCAAGACCCATGTTGCCCTGTCGGGTAATCGCAATCCGCACTTCGCCTGGAGCGAACTGCCCGCCGGCACCAAGTCGCTGGCGCTGGTGGTGCATGACCCGGACGTTCCTTCGCGCGGCGACGACGTGAACCAGGAAGGCAAGACCGTGCCGTTGGAGTTGCCCCGCGTCGATTTCTATCACTGGACCCTGGTGGACATTCCCGCCAGCGTCACCGAGATCAAGGCCGGCCAGTTCAGCAATGGCGTGACCGCACGCGGCAAGCCGGGACCGGCGGTGCTGGGCGAGGTCATGCCCGGTGCCCGCCAGGGCATCAACGACTATACCGGCTGGTTTGCCGGCGACGGCGACATGCGCGGCGACTACTTCGGCTACGACGGCCCCTGCCCGCCGTGGAACGATGCGCTCGTGCACCGCTACATCTTCACCCTGTATGCGCTGGACGTGGAACAGCTGCCGGTGGCCGGCAACCTGGAAGGCTCGGTGGTGGTGACCGCGCTGCGCGACCATGTGCTGGAGCAGGCTTCCATCACCGGCCTCTACACCCTCAACCCCAACGCGGTACCGCGTAGCTGA
- a CDS encoding histidine phosphatase family protein — MTEILLIRHGETDWNVDKRLQGHIDIGLNAAGQRQVLALGEALAAEGIDAVFASDLQRARDTAQAVAGTAGLTVQIDAGLRERCYGAFEGLRHSEIEARYPDAYRQWKARDPDFRYPAGERVAETMREFYERSVQAMQRVLASGRYGKVAIVTHGGVLECVHHWASQTSFAQPRTFDIFNASVNRLHWDGQRAHIRSWGEIGHLQRETLDEVDR; from the coding sequence ATGACCGAGATCCTGCTGATCCGCCACGGCGAAACCGACTGGAACGTGGACAAGCGCCTGCAAGGGCATATCGACATCGGCTTGAATGCCGCCGGCCAGCGCCAGGTGCTGGCGCTGGGCGAGGCGCTGGCCGCGGAGGGCATCGACGCCGTCTTCGCCAGCGACCTGCAGCGCGCCCGCGATACCGCGCAAGCTGTGGCAGGGACGGCGGGATTGACGGTGCAGATCGATGCCGGTCTGCGCGAGCGCTGCTATGGCGCCTTCGAGGGTTTGCGCCACAGCGAGATCGAGGCGCGCTATCCCGACGCCTATCGCCAGTGGAAGGCGCGCGATCCCGACTTCCGCTACCCCGCCGGCGAGCGCGTGGCCGAGACCATGCGCGAATTCTATGAACGCTCGGTCCAGGCCATGCAGCGGGTGCTGGCCTCGGGCCGCTATGGCAAGGTTGCCATCGTCACCCATGGCGGCGTGCTGGAGTGCGTGCATCACTGGGCCAGCCAGACATCCTTCGCCCAGCCGCGTACCTTCGACATCTTCAACGCCAGCGTCAACCGTCTGCACTGGGATGGCCAGCGCGCCCATATCCGCTCCTGGGGCGAGATCGGGCACCTGCAGCGGGAGACCTTGGATGAGGTGGATCGCTAA
- a CDS encoding M23 family metallopeptidase — protein MFPQDKLKHASSLCFSVLQSCHHKVAASSPKTRIIGASALFLAAFTIGAAGFAPAEPDMKDAPVNPISKELALPDLQHQISALEEQSQYYVNEEKVRSGDTLATLLNRLGVDDDEAMAFIKSDTLARSVMQLRAGKRVVAQTDDNGELVKLSATLDDGSDAPKNLVISRHDGKLSAEAQPAVLERRVEMRSGVIFSSLFAATDAVQIPDAVAMQLVDMFATNINFASDLRRGDRFNVVYETFWQNGDLVRTGRVLAGEFDNAGNRYQAVWFSDPASKTGGGGYYAFDGKSLKKAFLKSPLAFTRISSGFSMRLHPILGKWKQHTGVDFAAPTGTPIHAAADGVVDFVGKQNGYGNIVVIKHWSGYSTAYGHMSRFAPDIKKGMKVSQNDVIGFVGMTGWATGPHLHYEFRVNNQPRNPLSVDVPNNQALTGPQLQRFRTVAADMQHRMAMLRVPGAPDVKLASVK, from the coding sequence ATGTTCCCACAAGATAAACTCAAGCACGCCTCGTCCCTGTGCTTCTCCGTGTTGCAGTCCTGCCACCACAAAGTCGCCGCCTCCTCGCCCAAGACACGCATCATCGGCGCCAGCGCCCTGTTCCTGGCGGCCTTCACCATCGGCGCAGCCGGCTTCGCCCCGGCCGAGCCGGACATGAAGGACGCCCCGGTCAACCCGATCTCCAAGGAACTGGCCTTGCCTGATCTGCAACATCAGATCAGCGCCCTGGAAGAGCAATCGCAGTACTACGTCAACGAAGAGAAGGTGCGCAGCGGCGACACCCTGGCCACCCTGCTCAACCGCCTGGGCGTGGATGACGATGAGGCCATGGCCTTCATCAAGTCCGATACCCTGGCGCGTTCGGTGATGCAGTTGCGCGCCGGCAAGCGCGTCGTGGCGCAGACCGATGACAATGGCGAGCTGGTCAAGCTCTCGGCCACCCTGGATGACGGCAGCGACGCGCCCAAGAACCTGGTCATCTCGCGCCACGACGGCAAGTTGAGCGCCGAAGCCCAACCGGCCGTGCTGGAGCGCCGCGTGGAAATGCGCTCCGGCGTGATCTTCTCCTCCCTCTTCGCCGCCACCGATGCGGTGCAGATCCCGGACGCCGTGGCCATGCAGCTGGTGGACATGTTCGCCACCAACATCAACTTCGCCTCCGACCTGCGCCGCGGCGACCGCTTCAATGTGGTCTATGAAACCTTCTGGCAGAACGGCGACCTGGTGCGCACCGGCCGCGTGCTGGCCGGCGAATTCGACAACGCTGGCAACCGCTACCAGGCCGTCTGGTTCAGCGACCCGGCCAGCAAGACCGGTGGAGGCGGCTACTACGCCTTTGACGGCAAGTCGCTGAAGAAGGCCTTCCTGAAGTCGCCGCTGGCCTTCACCCGGATCTCCTCGGGCTTCTCGATGCGCCTGCATCCCATCCTGGGCAAGTGGAAGCAGCATACCGGCGTGGACTTCGCCGCGCCCACCGGCACGCCCATCCATGCGGCCGCTGACGGCGTGGTCGATTTCGTCGGCAAGCAGAATGGCTATGGCAACATCGTGGTCATCAAGCACTGGAGCGGCTATTCCACCGCCTACGGCCACATGAGCCGCTTCGCGCCCGATATCAAGAAGGGCATGAAGGTCAGCCAGAACGACGTGATCGGCTTCGTGGGCATGACCGGCTGGGCCACCGGCCCGCACCTGCACTACGAATTCCGCGTCAACAACCAGCCGCGCAATCCGCTGTCGGTGGATGTGCCCAACAACCAGGCGCTGACCGGCCCGCAATTGCAGCGCTTCCGCACCGTGGCGGCCGACATGCAGCACCGCATGGCCATGCTGCGCGTGCCGGGCGCGCCGGACGTGAAACTGGCCTCGGTCAAGTAA